From a single Notolabrus celidotus isolate fNotCel1 chromosome 7, fNotCel1.pri, whole genome shotgun sequence genomic region:
- the LOC117816294 gene encoding LITAF domain-containing protein-like, with amino-acid sequence MVKGQESHPRMDAPPYPGPPLSTNYGFMHPPPTAQQPMSQYVPQQPYTVQPVNLVVQDLPMDYPGRMRCPDCRRIVLTEVSYINGACTWLTCFLIGFFLCWPCCCIPFCSKGLKDVEHSCPQCQKVLHRYKRGM; translated from the exons ATGGTAAAAGGTCAGGAATCCCATCCTAGAATGGATGCACCTCCGTACCCTGGCCCCCCACTGAGCACTAACTATGGGTTCATGCATCCCCCGCCTACTG CTCAACAACCTATGTCCCAGTATGTCCCACAGCAGCCTTACACCGTACAGCCTG TGAACCTGGTGGTACAGGACCTACCCATGGATTATCCTGGACGGATGAGGTGTCCTGATTGCCGAAGGATTGTTCTTACTGAAGTCTCGTACATAAATGGAGCATGCACATGGCTGACTTGTTTCTTAATAGGATTTTTCCT GTGCTGGCCTTGCTGTTGTATCCCCTTCTGCTCGAAAGGTCTTAAGGACGTGGAACACTCCTGCCCTCAATGTCAGAAAGTCCTGCATCGTTACAAACGAGGGATGTAG